Proteins encoded within one genomic window of Hevea brasiliensis isolate MT/VB/25A 57/8 chromosome 8, ASM3005281v1, whole genome shotgun sequence:
- the LOC131182405 gene encoding NAC transcription factor 29-like, with amino-acid sequence MEVSPFDGELVVHYLKNKIANQPLPPNKIMEVKLYEYNPEKLAEEYWQCGETEWYFFTPRDKRYPNGSRPKRDAGGGYWKATGGDKAVKYKGAVVGYRKALVFYMGKPPNGTKTNWIMHEYRVSDAPPRIKTSADDMRLDNVVLCKIYKRDAKDNLRSRLSNEEQSAELDDQTADVVRDVDKNSDPPAYTNALNDNKQIVSIPIQENPSAFYEDPPYVPINDHDHHQAMLEAANYQRAMFAAANYGSYRTYATGMTPPMPEPVQIYPPEDIQIHPTEDIQIHPTEDIQIHPTEDIQIQPTEDIVSKYLNENSCEFELSLSPDDWDIISNCLL; translated from the exons ATGGAG GTTTCGCCCTTTGACGGAGAGCTTGTCGTTCATTACTTGAAAAACAAGATAGCCAATCAACCCTTGCCTCCAAACAAGATCATGGAGGTTAAACTTTATGAGTACAATCCCGAGAAGCTTGCAG AGGAGTATTGGCAATGTGGGGAGACAGAATGGTACTTTTTTACACCAAGGGACAAGAGATATCCAAATGGAAGTAGACCAAAACGAGATGCCGGTGGTGGATACTGGAAGGCAACTGGAGGGGATAAAGCTGTTAAATATAAGGGTGCTGTGGTTGGATATAGGAAGGCACTTGTTTTCTACATGGGAAAGCCTCCAAATGGTACAAAGACTAACTGGATTATGCATGAATATAGGGTCAGTGATGCCCCTCCAAGAATCAAAACAAGTGCCGATGATATGAgg TTGGATAATGTGGTTTTATGCAAGATATATAAGAGGGATGcgaaagacaatttgagaagtcgACTTTCAAATGAGGAACAATCTGCAGAGTTAGATGATCAAACTGCTGATGTTGTTAGGGATGTTGACAAAAATAGCGATCCTCCAGCCTACACAAACGCCCTTAATGACAATAAGCAAATTGTTTCAATCCCAATCCAAGAGAATCCAAGTGCATTTTATGAAGATCCTCCTTATGTTCCAATCAACGATCATGATCATCACCAAGCAATGTTAGAAGCTGCCAATTATCAACGAGCAATGTTTGCAGCCGCCAACTATGGATCTTATCGAACTTATGCTACTGGTATGACACCACCAATGCCTGAACCTGTTCAGATATATCCCCCAGAGGACATCCAGATACATCCCACAGAGGACATCCAGATACATCCCACAGAGGACATCCAGATACATCCCACAGAGGACATCCAGATACAACCCACAGAGGACATCGTATCTAAATATCTGAATGAGAATTCTTGTGAGTTCGAGCTATCACTATCACCGGATGATTGGGATATTATTTCCAATTGTCTACTATAG
- the LOC131182406 gene encoding cation/H(+) antiporter 2-like — MDAAQFAKRAICQKDLFNYNPIITTGMQAARMLVISRIFHLILTPSGQPGPVANIIAGLVLGPSLLCKIKKLQEFFIRSSSIEYYQLLTFNFRVIFLFLIGLDTDVPYMRRNLRLASTLAFEGIIACTLFGAASAIAILHLLK, encoded by the exons ATGGATGCTGCACAATTTGCCAAACGTGCAATTTGCCAGAAAGATCTCTTTAACTATAACCCAATAATAACAACAGGAATGCAGGCAGCTCGTATGCTTGTAATCTCCCGCATTTTTCATCTTATCTTGACACCTTCAGGACAACCAGGACCTGTTGCAAATATTATT GCTGGACTAGTGCTAGGTCCTTCATTGTTGTGCAAAATCAAAAAACTTCAGGAATTCTTTATCCGGTCTTCTTCTATAGAATACTATCAACTTCTGACATTCAATTTTCGAGTCATTTTTTTGTTCTTGATTGGTTTGGACACAGACGTTCCTTATATGAGGCGAAATCTGCGTTTGGCAAGCACTCTTGCATTTGAAGGTATAATTGCATGCACCCTTTTTGGAGCAGCTTCTGCAATCGCTATCCTCCATTTATTGAAGTAA